A segment of the Georgenia sp. M64 genome:
GGCCCGGTGGCGCGCGGACGTGCGCGCCGTCGTCACGGCACCCGCGGGCGTCCTCGACGACGACGGGATCGCCGGCCTCGTGCAGGCCGGGGCCGCCGGCGTCGCCGGGGCGGCCGAGGCCGCCGCGGCGCTCGCCGGTGCGGAGGCGGTGCCCCGGGCGCGGGAGTCCCTCGCCGAGGCCGCCGCGGAGGCCGTGCGCTCGGTGGTCCAGCCGTTCCTCGACGCGGTCGACGAGCTGCCGGTCACCTCGGGAACGGGACTGAGACTGCGGGCGAGCGAGCTGAAGGAGCACGCATGAGCACCGATGTGCGCGACCACGACCTCATCGACCGGGCGGAGGAGCAGGGCGACGGGCAGGCGCCGGCGGCGGGGACCGCACCGGCGCACGACGCGCCGGCTGATGACGCGCCCGGTGGACGCGCCGGCGCCGCGGACGCGCTCACGGCCCGGGTGGCCGCGGTGCGCTCGGCGCTCGACGCCGCGCAGCAGCACCTGGACCCCCGCACGGTGGCCCGCGCCCGGACCGACCTCGACGCCGCGGAGGCCCGCCTCGCCGTCGGGGTGGACCGCACGGTGGTGGCGCTCGTCGGCGGCACCGGGTCGGGCAAGTCGTCGTTGTTCAACGCGATCTCGGGGTTGGAGTTCGCGGACGTGGGGGCCCTGCGCCCCACCACGGAGGTCGCCGCCGCGTGCGTGTGGGGCGGTGACGCCGAGGTGCTGCTCGACTTCCTCGACGTCGCCCCGACCCGGCGGATCCGGCGCGAGTCGGTCCTCGACGCCGACCGGGAGAGGGCCCTGGCGGGGATGGTCCTGCTGGACCTGCCCGACCACGACTCGGTCGCGCTCGGCCACGCCCGCCAGGTGGACCGGCTCCTGCCGCTCGTCGACCTCCTCGTCTGGGTGGTCGACCCGCAGAAGTACGCCGACCACCTCCTGCACGAGCGGTACCTCCGCGCGCTGGTCGACCGGCAGGAGAGCATGCTCGTCCTGGTCAACCAGGCGGACACCATCCCGGCCGACGCCGTCGAGAAGGTCCGGGCGGACGTCGCCGCACTGCTCGCCGCGGACGGCCTCGACCGGGTGCCGGTCCTGGCCACGTCCGCCCTGGCGCACACCGGGATCGCCGAGGTCCGCCGGGCGCTGGCCGAGGCGGTGGCCCGCCCCTCGGCCGCCGCGCGCACCGCCGGCGCCGAGCTCGACGCCATGGCCGCCCGACTCGCACCGGCGCTGGGCCGCGCCCCCGAGCCCGACCCCGAGGAGACGGCGCGGCTCGCCGCCGACCTGACCCGGGCCAGCGGCGCCGACGCCGTGGCCGGTGCCATCCGCACCGCGCTCGCCGCCCCGCGCGGCGGCGCTCTCGCCCGCCCCGAGCCGCCCGCCGCCGCGACGGTGGCCGCCGTCCGCGACCGGTGGACCACGCGCGTGGGGGAGGGCCTGCCCACCCGGTGGCGCGCCGCCGTCGACGCGGCCGTGCCGGACGTGGCGGCGCTGCGCAGCCTGACCGCGGAGGCCGCGGCCGGGGTGCCTCTGCCGGCGGGCCGCAGCACCCGCGGGACGCGCGCGCTCGTCCTCGCCGGCATCCTCGCGCTGGTCGGGATCGCGCTCGCCGTGGCCGCGGCCGGTGCGGGCCAGATCCTCCTCGGTCTCGGGGCGCTGGCCGGTCTGGGCGCGGCTGGTGCGCTCGTCGTGCGCGCGCGCGGCCTGCGTGAGCAGGACGCCGCGGAGGAGGCCGAGCGGTACGTCGCGGAGTCGCACCGCCGGGCGGTCGAGGTCGTCGAGGATCACCTCGTGCGGCCCACCGAGGAGGCGCTCGAGCCGCACCGAGCGCTCACCCGGGCGCTCGGCCGGTAGCCCGGCCCGGTCCGCCCGCCGGGCTGCGCGCGGGCGACCTGCCGGGCTGCGCGGGGGCGTGACCCGACCGGGACGGCCACCCGCGTCCCCAGGACCCGGGTGCGACTCGGCCGTCCCCAGCGCCGCCCCTGCGGCCGCACGCACGTCCCTCGCCCGCGGGCACTGTCGACCCGTGGCCGGCGCCCGGCCGGCCGGATCGGGGAGCGAACATGAAGGACAACGCCGACATCACGGTCCTGGGCAGACTGGGGAGCGAACCGGTGCTGCGGACCTCGGCCGCCGGCAGGCCGTGGGTCTCGTTCCGGGTGGTGGCCAACTCCCGCCGCCGGGAGGAGGACGGCCAGTACCGGGACGTCGCGAGCTACTGGTTCACCGTCAAGGCGTGGGACGACCTGGCGCGCAACGCGGGCTTCTCCCTCCACAAGGGCATGAGCGTGGTCGTGCAGGGGAAGCTGAGCGTCGAGACCTGGACCGGGGAGGACGGCCAGAAGTTCGACCACGTCCTCAAGGCCGACGCCATCGCCGTCGAGCTCGGGCTGGGCATGGTCAACTTCGTCAGGACGGCGCCGCCCCGGGTCACCTCCGGCGACGACGCCGCCGGCGCCGTCGCCGGCGCGGACACCGTGACCGGACCGGACGGCTCGCGGTGGGAGAGCGTGGACCTCCCCGAGGGGGAGACCGAGGTGGTCGGCGAGGACCGCGCGGGTGACGTGCCGGAGGACGTGACCGACGAGCTGCCGGGGCACGGGCCCGAGGACGACCCGGACGGTGACGACGACCACCTCGGTCTGTCCGCGGCGGTCGCGGCGAGGTAGGCCGCGGGGCGGGAGTGGCCGGATGCGGGGCCCCGCGCTGAGCACCGGGCGGTGGTGTCCTACCCTGGAGACAGCAACGGCCCGCCCCACGGCGGGCCACCACCCCCACCCACGATGCGGAGAGCAGTGGCCGAGTACATCTACTCCATGGTCCGGGCGCGCAAGGCGCACGGCGACAAGCTGATCCTCGACGACGTCACGATGGCGTTCCTGCCGGGCGCCAAGATCGGCATGGTCGGTCCGAACGGTGCCGGGAAGTCCACGATCCTCAAGATCATGGCCGGGCTCGACACGCCCTCGAACGGTGAGGCCCGCCTCACGCCCGGCTTCAGCGTCGGCATCCTCCAGCAGGAGCCGCCGCTCAACGAGGAGAAGACCGTCCTGGGCAACGTCCAGGAGGGTGTCGCGGAGATCCTCGGCAAGGTCGAGCGGTTCAACGAGATCGGCAACCTCATGGCCGAGCCCGACGCCGACTTCGACGCCCTCATGGAGGAGATGGGGCACCTCCAGACCGAGATCGACGCCGCGAACGCCTGGGACCTCGACGCCCAGCTCGCCCAGGCGATGGACGCGCTGCGCTGCCCGCCGCCCGACGCCGACGTGACCCTGCTCTCCGGCGGTGAGCGACGCCGCGTCGCGCTGTGCAAGCTCCTGCTCGAGGCGCCGGACCTGCTCCTGCTCGACGAGCCCACCAACCACCTCGACGCCGAGTCGGTGCTGTGGCTCGAGCAGCACCTGGCGAAGTACGCCGGCGCCGTCATCGCCGTCACCCACGACCGGTACTTCCTCGACCACGTCGCGGAGTGGATCGCCGAGGTCGACCGTGGGCGCCTGTACCCGTACGAGGGGAACTACTCCACCTACCTGGAGAAGAAGGGCGAGCGCCTGCAGGTGCAGGGCAAGAAGGACGCCAAGCTCGCCAAGCGCCTCAAGGAGGAGCTGGAGTGGGTGCGCTCCAACGCCAAGGGGCGCCAGGCCAAGTCCAAGGCCCGCCTGGCTCGCTACGAGGAGATGGCCGCCGAGGCCGAGCGCACCCGCAAGCTCGACTTCGAGGAGATCCAGATCCCGCCGGGCCCCCGCCTGGGCTCGGTCGTCATCGAGGCCGAGGGGCTGCGCAAGGGCTTCGACGAGCGCGTCCTCATCGACGGGCTCTCCTTCTCCCTGCCCCCCAACGGCATCGTGGGCGTCATCGGCCCCAACGGCGTCGGCAAGACCACGCTGTTCAAGACGATCGTCGGCCTGGAGTCCCTCGACGACGGCCGGCTCACCATCGGCGAGACCGTGAAGCTGTCCTACGTGGACCAGTCCCGCGCGGGCATCGACCCGAAGAAGAGCCTGTGGGAGGTCGTCTCCGACGGTCTGGACTTCATCCAGGTCGGCAACGTCGAGATGCCCTCGCGCGCCTACGTCTCGGCGTTCGGGTTCAAGGGCCCGGACCAGCAGAAGCCGGCCGGTGTCCTCTCCGGCGGGGAGCGCAACCGCCTCAACCTGGCCCTGACGCTCAAGCAGGGCGGCAACGTGCTGCTCCTCGACGAGCCCACGAACGACCTCGACGTCGAGACCCTCGGCTCGCTCGAGAACGCGCTGCTGGAGTTCCCCGGCTGCGCCGTCGTCGTCAGCCACGACCGGTGGTTCCTCGACCGCGTCGCCACCCACATCCTCGCGTGGGAGGGCGACGACGAGAACCCGGCGAAGTGGTACTGGTTCGAGGGGAACTTCGAGTCCTACGAGGCGAACAAGGTCTCCCGGCTGGGCGCGGAGGCCGCGCGGCCCCACGCCGTGACCTACCGCAAGCTCACCCGCGACTGAGCCCACGGCCGGGCGGCGACCGCGCCGCCCGGCCGTCCTCGCCGCCGCGTGCACCGACGAGAGGAAGAGGGTTCCCGGTGAGCCGGCTGACGATCCCCGTGAAGCTGCGCTGGAGCGACATCGACGCCTACCAGCACGTCAACAACGCCCGGATGTTCACCATCCTCGAGGAGACGCGCATCGCCGCGTTCTGGGCGTCCGTCCCCGGTGACGCCCATCGTGCGGAGGTGGACCGGGCCGCGACCGCGGGCGGTGCGGACCGGCCCGGCGACGCCGCGGCGGGCGGTGACGGGCACGGTGACGCCGCCGGTGACCGGCCCGGCACGCGGGTCCTCGACACCGGCCCCGGCTCGGGGACGAACACCTACATCGCCCGGCAGGAGATCGAGTACCTCGAGGCGGTGCCGTACTCGCTGGAGCCGCTGCCGGTGCAGCTGTGGATCTCCCACCTCGGCGGGGCGAGCATCGACATCTGCTACGAGATCGCCGGACGGACCGGGCCCGCTGTGCGGGCGATGACCACCCTCGTCCTCGTCGACGAGGCGAGCGGCCGCCCGCGTCGGATGAGCGAGGCCGAGCGCGCGTCCTGGCTCGAGTTCGTCGACGAGCCGCTGGTCTTCCGGCGCCGGCGGGGCGAGTAGCTCCCCCGGCCGCCGGCGCGAGCGGCTGCCGGCCACGGGACCGTCGTACACGCCGGGCGCGGCGTGGGAGTCACCCGAGCAGCTCGAGCAGTGCGCCCTCCACCGCGCCGCGGGTGTCGGGCGGGAGGAGGTCGTCGCCGTCCGCCCGACCCACGACGCGCCGGGCGAGCGCGGGGTCGATGGTCTGGCCCCGCTCGAACAGGTCGACGACGCGCGCGTCGACGTAGGACGCCCGGCACACCGCGGGGGTGTTGCCCAGGTACCCCGCGACCACCTGCACGGCCTCACGGACCGCCCGGCTCCGCGCGCGGTCGCTCGCTCCCGGCTCGACGCGCACGGCCAGCTCGACGGCAGCCAGAGCGGTGCCGTGCCAGGTGCGGAAGTCCTTGGCTGAGGCATCCTCACCGAGGAGGTCCTTGACGTAGTCGTTGATGTCGGTCGAGGTGATGTCGTGCCACTGCCCGCCCGCGCGGTGGGCGAGCAGCTCGTCACCGCCTCCGCGGCGCCGCCGGAGCATCGACACCGGCCTGATGAGGTCCTCGTCGCGCAGGCGCAGCACCCGGTGCTGTCCCGACTTGGCCGTGTAGTCGAACGTCAGGGTCCCGTCCCGGCCGATCCGCACGTGGTCCTTGCGCAGGGTGGCCAGGCCGAAGCTGCCGTTGACCTCGGCGTAGCCCTCGCCACCGATCCGGAAGTAGCCGAGGTCGAGCAGGCGGAACGCGACCGCCAGGGCCCGCTCGCGGGGCATGCCGGTGCCGCTGAGGTCCATCGTCACGCGGCGCCGCGCCGAGGGCAGCCGCCGGGCCAGCGTGACGACCCGTTCGTGCTTGGCCGAGTCCCGGCTCTCGCGCCACGCCGGGTGGTAGAGGTACTGGCGCCGGCCGGCGGCGTCGGTCCCCACGGCCTGGATGTGGCCGTTGGGCACCGGGCAGATCCACACGTCGGTCCACGCCGGCGGGATGACGAGGTCGCGGCAGCGGGTGAGGACCTCCTCGTCGGTGACCCGGTTGCCGCCGGCATCGAGGTAGACGAACCCGCGACCCACCCGGCGGCGGGTCAGCCCCGGCGTGCCGACCTTGACCTTCCGCAGCCTCATGCGGCGTACCCGGCGCTCATGGTGACAGTGTGGGGGCGCAGCGGCGGCTCCGCGCGTCGTCAGCGCAGCGAGGGGCGACGCCACTCGCCGTCGGCAGGGGTCTCCGGCACGGCACCGTCGCTCGGGGCGTCGGCGGACCGGGCGTCGTCGTCGGGCACCCGGACCATGCCCTCCTGGGCGATGGTGGCCACGTGCGTGCCGGCGCGGTCGAAGACCTGGGCGGTGCCGAGGCCCCGCCCGCCCTGGGCGCTGGGGGAGTCCTGGACGAAGAGGAGCCAGTCGTCGACCGCGACGTCGCGGTGCCACCACATCGAGTGGTCCAGGCTGGCGACGCTGAGTCCCCGGGTGCGCCAGGACAGCCCGTGCCGGCGCAGGACCGGCTCGAGGAGCACCTGGTCGCAGGCGTACGCGAGCAGCGCGCGGTGCTGGAGCTGGGTGAGGCCGGCCGGCAGCGGGGACCGCGCGCGCATCCACAGCATCTGGGTCCGCTCCGCCGACCCGGCCGGGCGCAGGTACACGTCCTGGTCGACGTGGCGGATGTCGAACGCCGCGATCGAGGACATGAACTTCGCGACCGGGTGGTCGATCTCGCCGAAGAGCGTGATGGCGCTGCGCAGCGTCTCCGGGTCCGGCGCGGTGGGGGCCGTCGAGGAGTGGTCGCGGCCGGGCTGGTCCTCCTGGTAGGAGCTGATGAGCGAGAGGATCGGCTTGCCCTGCTGCAGGGCGTGGGTGCGGCGCGTGCTGAAGGACCGGCCGTCGTGGAGCCGCTCGACGGCGAAGCTGATCGGCAGGTCCACCTTCCCGGGGCGCAGGAAGTACCCGTGGACCGAGTGGAGCTGGCGGGCGCCGTCGGCCGGGAGCGTGGCGTGCGCGGCCAGCACGGACTGCGCGAGCACCTGACCGCCGTAGATCCGGCCGCTGAGCTGCGGCAGGGACGTGCCGGTGAACTGGTCCGGGCCGAGCCGGCCCAGGCGCAGGATGCGCAGGACCGTGGCCATCGGCTCGACGTCGCTCTGCGGGACGTCGAGGGTCTCGGTGACGCCCTCGGCGTGCTCGACCTCGTCGGGCATCGACGCTCTCCTCGCGGTGGTACGACGGCGGGTCGCCGTCAGATCAGGGGGGTCCGGCCGGGGCTGTCCGTGTTGACCATGGCGTGGGCGGCCCGGACGAGATAGTCCCACAGCAGCGCCTCCGACTCGGCCGGCAGGGCGAGCTCGTCGACCGCTTCGCGCATGTGGGCGAGCCAGCGGTCGCGGGCGGCCGGGGTGACGGTGAACGGCATGTGGCGACGGCGCAGCATCGGGTGCCCGCGGCGCTCGGAGTACGTGGTGGGACCGCCCCAGTA
Coding sequences within it:
- a CDS encoding GTPase, with the translated sequence MSTDVRDHDLIDRAEEQGDGQAPAAGTAPAHDAPADDAPGGRAGAADALTARVAAVRSALDAAQQHLDPRTVARARTDLDAAEARLAVGVDRTVVALVGGTGSGKSSLFNAISGLEFADVGALRPTTEVAAACVWGGDAEVLLDFLDVAPTRRIRRESVLDADRERALAGMVLLDLPDHDSVALGHARQVDRLLPLVDLLVWVVDPQKYADHLLHERYLRALVDRQESMLVLVNQADTIPADAVEKVRADVAALLAADGLDRVPVLATSALAHTGIAEVRRALAEAVARPSAAARTAGAELDAMAARLAPALGRAPEPDPEETARLAADLTRASGADAVAGAIRTALAAPRGGALARPEPPAAATVAAVRDRWTTRVGEGLPTRWRAAVDAAVPDVAALRSLTAEAAAGVPLPAGRSTRGTRALVLAGILALVGIALAVAAAGAGQILLGLGALAGLGAAGALVVRARGLREQDAAEEAERYVAESHRRAVEVVEDHLVRPTEEALEPHRALTRALGR
- a CDS encoding single-stranded DNA-binding protein, whose translation is MKDNADITVLGRLGSEPVLRTSAAGRPWVSFRVVANSRRREEDGQYRDVASYWFTVKAWDDLARNAGFSLHKGMSVVVQGKLSVETWTGEDGQKFDHVLKADAIAVELGLGMVNFVRTAPPRVTSGDDAAGAVAGADTVTGPDGSRWESVDLPEGETEVVGEDRAGDVPEDVTDELPGHGPEDDPDGDDDHLGLSAAVAAR
- the ettA gene encoding energy-dependent translational throttle protein EttA, giving the protein MAEYIYSMVRARKAHGDKLILDDVTMAFLPGAKIGMVGPNGAGKSTILKIMAGLDTPSNGEARLTPGFSVGILQQEPPLNEEKTVLGNVQEGVAEILGKVERFNEIGNLMAEPDADFDALMEEMGHLQTEIDAANAWDLDAQLAQAMDALRCPPPDADVTLLSGGERRRVALCKLLLEAPDLLLLDEPTNHLDAESVLWLEQHLAKYAGAVIAVTHDRYFLDHVAEWIAEVDRGRLYPYEGNYSTYLEKKGERLQVQGKKDAKLAKRLKEELEWVRSNAKGRQAKSKARLARYEEMAAEAERTRKLDFEEIQIPPGPRLGSVVIEAEGLRKGFDERVLIDGLSFSLPPNGIVGVIGPNGVGKTTLFKTIVGLESLDDGRLTIGETVKLSYVDQSRAGIDPKKSLWEVVSDGLDFIQVGNVEMPSRAYVSAFGFKGPDQQKPAGVLSGGERNRLNLALTLKQGGNVLLLDEPTNDLDVETLGSLENALLEFPGCAVVVSHDRWFLDRVATHILAWEGDDENPAKWYWFEGNFESYEANKVSRLGAEAARPHAVTYRKLTRD
- a CDS encoding thioesterase family protein: MSRLTIPVKLRWSDIDAYQHVNNARMFTILEETRIAAFWASVPGDAHRAEVDRAATAGGADRPGDAAAGGDGHGDAAGDRPGTRVLDTGPGSGTNTYIARQEIEYLEAVPYSLEPLPVQLWISHLGGASIDICYEIAGRTGPAVRAMTTLVLVDEASGRPRRMSEAERASWLEFVDEPLVFRRRRGE
- a CDS encoding DNA topoisomerase IB — protein: MRLRKVKVGTPGLTRRRVGRGFVYLDAGGNRVTDEEVLTRCRDLVIPPAWTDVWICPVPNGHIQAVGTDAAGRRQYLYHPAWRESRDSAKHERVVTLARRLPSARRRVTMDLSGTGMPRERALAVAFRLLDLGYFRIGGEGYAEVNGSFGLATLRKDHVRIGRDGTLTFDYTAKSGQHRVLRLRDEDLIRPVSMLRRRRGGGDELLAHRAGGQWHDITSTDINDYVKDLLGEDASAKDFRTWHGTALAAVELAVRVEPGASDRARSRAVREAVQVVAGYLGNTPAVCRASYVDARVVDLFERGQTIDPALARRVVGRADGDDLLPPDTRGAVEGALLELLG
- a CDS encoding acyl-CoA thioesterase domain-containing protein translates to MPDEVEHAEGVTETLDVPQSDVEPMATVLRILRLGRLGPDQFTGTSLPQLSGRIYGGQVLAQSVLAAHATLPADGARQLHSVHGYFLRPGKVDLPISFAVERLHDGRSFSTRRTHALQQGKPILSLISSYQEDQPGRDHSSTAPTAPDPETLRSAITLFGEIDHPVAKFMSSIAAFDIRHVDQDVYLRPAGSAERTQMLWMRARSPLPAGLTQLQHRALLAYACDQVLLEPVLRRHGLSWRTRGLSVASLDHSMWWHRDVAVDDWLLFVQDSPSAQGGRGLGTAQVFDRAGTHVATIAQEGMVRVPDDDARSADAPSDGAVPETPADGEWRRPSLR
- a CDS encoding globin; the encoded protein is MDSLFTAMGGHETFARLVKRFYAGVRTDELLAPMYPQDDWEGAEDRLRMFLEQYWGGPTTYSERRGHPMLRRRHMPFTVTPAARDRWLAHMREAVDELALPAESEALLWDYLVRAAHAMVNTDSPGRTPLI